In one window of Dehalococcoidales bacterium DNA:
- a CDS encoding flavin reductase family protein, whose protein sequence is MAKVQLGPETLVYPMPVFLVGANVGGKPNFMAVAWGGIVNGSPPMVSVAIVSKRYTFKGIRENMVFSVNIPSVDMVKEVDYCGTVSGSRVDKVSVCGFRVFYGKLEAAPLIEQCPVNLECRVVHIMDMGSNLLVVGRIEETHVSEDCLTDGKPDVTRIRPFAYVTSPAQQYQALGDIIADAFSVGRGLGEKI, encoded by the coding sequence ATGGCAAAGGTGCAGCTTGGCCCGGAGACGCTGGTCTATCCCATGCCGGTGTTTCTGGTAGGAGCAAATGTCGGCGGGAAACCGAACTTCATGGCAGTTGCCTGGGGTGGAATTGTCAACGGTTCACCGCCGATGGTTTCCGTGGCGATAGTCTCTAAGAGGTACACCTTCAAGGGTATCCGTGAGAACATGGTGTTTTCGGTGAACATACCATCGGTCGACATGGTAAAGGAGGTGGATTACTGCGGTACTGTCTCCGGTTCCAGGGTTGATAAGGTCTCTGTCTGCGGCTTTCGTGTGTTCTACGGCAAGCTGGAAGCCGCCCCGCTCATCGAGCAATGCCCCGTTAACCTGGAGTGCCGTGTGGTGCACATTATGGACATGGGAAGCAATTTGCTGGTTGTCGGCAGAATCGAAGAGACCCACGTTTCCGAGGACTGCCTTACCGATGGTAAACCGGATGTGACCAGGATTCGGCCGTTTGCCTACGTTACGTCGCCAGCACAGCAGTACCAGGCTCTTGGCGACATAATTGCGGATGCGTTCAGTGTTGGTCGTGGGCTCGGGGAGAAGATATAG